In the genome of Bacteroidota bacterium, one region contains:
- a CDS encoding pseudouridine synthase, with translation SDKPKRSYGSDEEKPRRKFNDDKPYGKSSYGSDKPKRSYGSDDEKPRRKFNDDKPYGKSSYGSDKPKRSYGSDDEKPRRKFDDEKPKRSYGSDEEKPRRKFDSDKPYGKSSYGSDKPKRSYGSDEEKPRRKFDDEKQKRSYGSDDEKPRRKFNDDKPYGKSAYGSDKPKRSYGNNDEKPYKKSRGSDDDAGSWEVFDDAPSASDYVKAAERPAFRKSKGAPSQYAEASGGSVRLNRFIANTGLCSRREADELIEAGVVKVNGKIVTELGTKISPTDTVHYGDQLLRRERMQYVLLNKPKDFITTTDDPQERKTVLQLVSDACDERIYPVGRLDRNTTGLLLLTNDGDLAERLMHPRYGIRKIYHVTLDMALKAEHFEAIENGVELEDGPIKADELSYVGEGGNKKEVGIVLHSGRNRIVRRIFEHFGYQVIGLDRVVYAGLTKKNLPRSRWRHLTEEEVGMLKMTTGAGTKKVKAKTTGYRSKKKD, from the coding sequence AGCGACAAACCAAAACGCAGCTACGGCAGCGACGAGGAAAAGCCGCGCCGCAAATTCAACGACGATAAGCCTTACGGAAAATCATCGTACGGCAGCGACAAACCAAAACGCAGCTACGGCAGCGATGATGAAAAGCCGCGCCGCAAATTCAACGACGATAAACCTTACGGAAAATCTTCATACGGCAGCGACAAACCAAAACGCAGCTACGGCAGCGATGATGAAAAGCCGCGCCGTAAGTTTGATGATGAGAAACCAAAACGCAGCTACGGCAGCGATGAGGAAAAGCCGCGACGCAAATTCGATAGTGATAAGCCTTACGGAAAATCATCGTACGGCAGCGACAAGCCCAAACGCAGCTATGGCAGCGATGAGGAAAAGCCGCGCCGTAAGTTTGATGATGAGAAGCAAAAACGCAGCTACGGAAGCGACGATGAAAAGCCGCGCCGTAAATTCAATGATGACAAGCCCTACGGCAAATCAGCTTACGGAAGCGATAAACCCAAACGCAGCTACGGCAACAACGACGAAAAGCCCTATAAAAAATCGCGCGGCAGCGACGACGATGCAGGAAGCTGGGAAGTATTTGACGACGCGCCCTCGGCCAGCGATTATGTAAAGGCAGCGGAGCGTCCGGCTTTCCGCAAATCAAAAGGCGCACCCTCGCAGTATGCCGAAGCCAGCGGCGGATCAGTGCGTCTGAATCGCTTTATAGCCAACACCGGCCTCTGCTCGCGACGCGAAGCCGATGAGCTGATTGAAGCAGGTGTAGTGAAAGTAAACGGCAAAATTGTGACCGAACTCGGCACCAAAATTTCGCCGACCGACACTGTTCACTACGGCGATCAGCTGTTGCGCCGCGAACGCATGCAGTATGTGCTGCTCAACAAGCCCAAAGACTTCATCACCACCACCGATGATCCGCAGGAACGCAAAACCGTACTGCAGCTTGTGAGCGATGCCTGCGACGAGCGCATTTACCCCGTTGGCCGCCTCGACCGCAACACCACCGGCCTGCTCCTGCTCACCAACGATGGTGATCTTGCTGAGCGACTGATGCACCCGCGCTACGGGATCCGCAAAATCTACCACGTTACGCTCGACATGGCCCTTAAAGCCGAGCATTTCGAAGCCATCGAAAACGGCGTTGAACTCGAAGACGGCCCCATCAAAGCCGATGAACTCAGCTACGTGGGCGAAGGCGGCAACAAGAAAGAAGTGGGCATCGTGCTTCACTCCGGCCGCAACCGCATCGTACGCCGCATCTTCGAACACTTCGGCTATCAGGTTATCGGCCTCGACCGCGTAGTGTACGCCGGCCTCACCAAGAAAAACCTCCCCCGCAGCCGCTGGCGCCACCTCACCGAAGAAGAAGTAGGTATGCTGAAAATGACTACCGGCGCAGGTACTAAAAAGGTTAAAGCGAAAACTACCGGGTACAGGAGTAAGAAGAAAGATTGA